In Paraflavitalea devenefica, the following are encoded in one genomic region:
- a CDS encoding PA0069 family radical SAM protein: METPQEERKDTYFKGRGAQINTKNRFIKNERVREHIESIDDWTEANVATQYLEEQSKSFVNKVDSPDVGMYYSMNPYQGCEHGCIYCYARNSFEYWGYSAGLDFERKIIVKKNAPELLRKFLMNPKWQCVPLSLSGNTDCYQPAEKKFELTRQCLQVCLEFNQPVGIITKNAGILRDKDILQEMARRNLVSALVSITSLDEDLRRVMEPRTTTASQRFRVIKELSDAGVRMGVMLGPMIPGLNEHDMHNIIKRASENGATFSAYTFIRLNGAIKLLFHDWLYKNFPDRADKVWHMIESSHDGKVNDSRFGVRMRGEGNIAEMVSMQYRKYTHKYGLNHERLELDCSRFRRPGEQGKLF; the protein is encoded by the coding sequence ATGGAAACACCACAAGAGGAAAGAAAGGATACCTATTTTAAAGGTCGTGGCGCACAGATCAATACCAAAAACAGGTTTATCAAAAATGAACGGGTAAGAGAACATATAGAATCCATTGATGATTGGACAGAAGCAAATGTAGCCACCCAGTACCTGGAGGAACAGTCAAAAAGCTTCGTCAATAAAGTAGACAGTCCCGATGTGGGCATGTACTACAGCATGAACCCCTACCAGGGTTGTGAACACGGCTGTATCTATTGCTATGCCCGTAACTCTTTTGAATACTGGGGCTATAGCGCCGGTCTTGACTTTGAGCGTAAGATCATCGTAAAGAAAAATGCTCCCGAACTGTTGCGGAAGTTCCTGATGAACCCCAAATGGCAATGTGTACCACTCAGCCTCAGCGGCAATACAGACTGTTACCAGCCTGCAGAAAAGAAATTTGAACTAACACGCCAGTGCCTTCAGGTATGCCTGGAATTCAACCAGCCGGTAGGCATCATCACCAAAAATGCCGGCATTTTACGGGATAAGGACATTTTGCAGGAAATGGCCAGGCGCAACCTGGTGAGTGCACTGGTGTCTATTACTTCCCTGGATGAAGATCTCCGGCGTGTAATGGAGCCGAGAACCACCACGGCCTCGCAACGTTTCCGGGTAATTAAGGAACTGAGTGATGCAGGGGTAAGGATGGGCGTCATGCTGGGGCCTATGATACCGGGTTTAAATGAGCATGACATGCACAACATCATCAAAAGGGCCAGCGAAAATGGGGCTACTTTTTCGGCCTATACCTTCATCAGGCTCAATGGGGCCATCAAATTACTGTTCCATGACTGGCTCTATAAGAACTTCCCCGATCGTGCCGATAAGGTATGGCATATGATCGAAAGCAGCCATGATGGTAAAGTAAATGACAGCCGGTTTGGCGTGCGTATGCGGGGAGAGGGCAATATTGCAGAAATGGTGTCCATGCAATACAGGAAATACACTCATAAATATGGCTTGAACCATGAAAGGCTGGAACTGGATTGCTCCCGTTTCAGGAGGCCCGGTGAGCAGGGGAAATTGTTCTGA
- a CDS encoding 2'-5' RNA ligase family protein produces the protein MKKNMQTIPAKKVHGTPRAFYDDYTSQLRLSEYMLVLLPHEELRNRVLQVRKDFYETYQAPSALGSKVHLALVTFTQLEMLEERIINRLKTVAMGYHPFKVELKDYGSFPSHTLFINITTKEPIQNLVREIKESQRLMKLDNEHKPHFIDEPHLTIARKLLPWQYEKGWLEYSHRHFTGRFIADSMLLLKRRAGDKAWQIAQRFEFQNLPISTKQGELFV, from the coding sequence ATGAAAAAGAATATGCAAACAATACCCGCTAAAAAAGTGCATGGAACACCCAGGGCATTTTATGATGACTATACCAGTCAGTTGAGGTTGAGTGAATACATGCTGGTATTACTGCCGCATGAAGAGTTGCGTAACCGGGTATTACAGGTGCGGAAGGATTTTTATGAAACCTATCAGGCACCTTCGGCATTGGGCAGCAAAGTACACCTGGCGCTGGTGACATTTACACAACTGGAAATGCTGGAAGAGCGCATCATCAATCGCCTTAAAACAGTAGCCATGGGGTATCACCCCTTTAAGGTAGAGCTAAAGGATTATGGAAGCTTCCCCAGCCATACCCTGTTCATCAATATCACTACCAAAGAACCCATACAAAACCTGGTGCGGGAGATCAAAGAATCACAGCGGCTCATGAAGCTGGACAATGAACACAAACCACATTTTATAGACGAACCGCACCTTACCATCGCCCGCAAACTATTGCCCTGGCAATATGAAAAAGGGTGGCTGGAATATTCACACCGGCATTTTACAGGCCGTTTCATTGCGGACAGTATGTTATTGCTGAAACGAAGGGCAGGTGATAAAGCGTGGCAGATTGCGCAGCGGTTTGAGTTTCAGAACCTGCCCATAAGCACCAAACAAGGGGAGTTATTTGTTTGA
- a CDS encoding 2'-5' RNA ligase family protein gives MEPAKNNTSPGWTEYGLYEYLLVVNPDAAVQDKVLAQKQEFDDEYRIGAPSGQLSGRTAARSGSHIIVASFLAREAMEETLLRWIQRICDQQSPFLVTLNNYSGFPPHTIYLRIQDPLPFMNLAQKLKAVDDLVRSSSCPPVRLIAKPHLSIARRLPEPVYTKAMFSYSQKTFHESFMVNELRLLRRSHQFDDCKTINVFPFARGAQPWSEVA, from the coding sequence ATGGAACCGGCTAAAAATAATACCAGCCCTGGCTGGACCGAATACGGCCTGTATGAGTACCTGCTGGTAGTGAACCCTGATGCGGCCGTGCAGGATAAAGTGTTGGCGCAGAAGCAGGAATTTGACGACGAGTACCGGATTGGCGCCCCATCGGGACAACTGTCTGGCAGGACTGCCGCCCGGTCAGGGTCGCATATCATCGTGGCCAGTTTCCTGGCCCGGGAAGCCATGGAAGAAACCCTCCTGCGCTGGATCCAGCGTATCTGCGACCAGCAATCCCCTTTCCTGGTTACGCTTAATAATTATAGCGGGTTCCCGCCACATACTATTTACCTGAGGATACAGGACCCCCTGCCTTTTATGAACCTGGCGCAAAAGCTCAAAGCCGTGGATGACCTTGTACGGTCATCTTCCTGTCCGCCTGTCCGGCTCATCGCCAAGCCACACCTTAGTATTGCCCGGCGCTTGCCCGAACCGGTATACACAAAAGCCATGTTCAGCTATTCGCAAAAAACCTTTCATGAATCCTTCATGGTAAATGAATTGAGGTTATTGCGGCGATCCCATCAGTTTGACGACTGTAAAACAATCAACGTATTCCCCTTTGCCCGTGGCGCCCAACCCTGGAGTGAAGTGGCCTGA
- a CDS encoding LexA family protein, whose translation MEDEVYYNPSYRGSKKYNQWEIKTADATGFGAAADDYMERGIDLNEQLIHNKPATFIMRVRGDAMTGAGIHDGDIVIVDRSIKAVSGKVIIAVLNGEMLIRRLEKTFNKLRLVPDTPKLAPIEVDAACDSFEVWGVVTWVIHAP comes from the coding sequence ATGGAGGACGAAGTTTATTACAATCCCTCCTACCGGGGCTCCAAAAAGTACAACCAGTGGGAGATAAAGACCGCCGATGCCACCGGCTTTGGCGCTGCAGCCGATGATTATATGGAGCGGGGCATTGACCTTAATGAGCAATTGATCCATAATAAACCGGCCACTTTCATTATGCGGGTACGGGGTGATGCGATGACCGGAGCAGGTATTCATGATGGCGATATTGTTATTGTGGACCGCAGTATTAAAGCGGTGAGCGGCAAGGTGATCATTGCGGTACTGAATGGTGAAATGCTGATCCGCCGCCTGGAAAAAACATTTAATAAATTACGGCTGGTACCGGATACCCCTAAACTGGCCCCAATAGAAGTAGATGCCGCCTGTGATTCTTTTGAAGTATGGGGTGTAGTTACCTGGGTGATACATGCGCCGTAA